The following are encoded in a window of Brettanomyces bruxellensis chromosome 9, complete sequence genomic DNA:
- the GPA2 gene encoding Guanine nucleotide-binding protein alpha-2 subunit: protein MGLCGSKEDAENMPQKTESPVSNKANTNTQSTSTLSLNQKQSKQNKGKTQTTKSTKSSAQDSKPEYKMLLLGSGESGKSTILKQIKIIHQNGFSKRELYDYKPFVFKNICECAEAIIKALRKFNLDDDLQTMTNDDLDKILEYEVPMDEDSKTMTFALGDKMKILIKEPMVVKLLEEHRGEFYLMDSFKYFFDNIDRITADGYVPNVTDVIRTRKQTSGIYDTRFQLEDIRIHLFDVGGQRSERKKWIHCFDNVTAVMFCVALSEYDQVLLESPTQNRLVESLNLFESVVNSMWFRRTSIILCLNKIDVFIDKLGRSPLENYFPDYVGGNDVNKAVKYILWRFKQLNRANLNLVPYVTQATDTNNIKLAFAVVKETILHNALMDSGILKA, encoded by the coding sequence ATGGGGCTCTGCGGATCTAAAGAGGATGCAGAAAACATGCCTCAAAAGACTGAGAGTCCAGTTTCAAATAAGGCAAATACAAATACACAATCGACATCAACATTATCACTGAAccaaaagcaaagcaaacAGAATAAAGGTAAGACACAGACAacaaaaagtacaaaaagTTCGGCACAAGACTCTAAGCCGGAGTATAAAATGCTATTGCTAGGTTCGGGAGAATCTGGTAAATCCACAATATTAAAGCAGATCAAGATTATTCACCAGAATGGTTTCAGCAAAAGAGAGCTGTATGATTACAAGCCTTTTGTATTTAAGAATATCTGTGAGTGTGCTGAGGCGATCATAAAAGCACTACGAAAGTTCAATCTAGATGATGACCTTCAAACAATGACGAATGATGATCTTGACAAGATTCTTGAGTATGAGGTTCCCATGGATGAGGATAGTAAAACGATGACATTTGCGCTAGGGGataagatgaagatattaATCAAGGAGCCGATGGTGGTAAAACTATTGGAAGAACATAGAGGAGAGTTTTATCTTATGGAttccttcaaatatttctttgacAACATTGACCGAATAACAGCCGACGGCTATGTGCCAAATGTTACTGATGTCATCAGAACAAGGAAGCAAACCTCGGGTATATATGATACAAGATTCCAACTTGAAGATATAAGAATTCATTTGTTCGATGTGGGCGGACAAAGATccgaaagaaaaaaatggattcaCTGTTTTGATAATGTAACGGCAGTAATGTTTTGTGTCGCTTTATCTGAATACGATCAAGTGCTTTTGGAATCACCGACGCAAAATAGGCTCGTGGAATCACTCAATTTATTCGAATCTGTGGTCAACTCAATGTGGTTTAGGAGAACTTCGATCATATTATGTCTCAACAAGATTGATGTGTTTATCGACAAACTTGGTAGGTCCCCACTAGAGAACTATTTCCCGGATTATGTTGGAGGCAATGATGTCAATAAGGCAGTGAAATATATCCTCTGGCGATTCAAACAACTTAACAGAGCTAACCTCAATCTGGTCCCTTATGTCACACAGGCTACTGATACAAACAATATTAAGCTTGCATTTGCCGTGGTTAAGGAGACAATTCTTCATAACGCTTTGATGGACAGCGGAATATTGAAGGCATGA
- the CPA2 gene encoding carbamoyl-phosphate synthase (glutamine-hydrolyzing) cpa2: protein MFMRLSSNTALRSFGASVARPTVRSFSTSTGTANKIFSNSVNKYHIFHKYQQLNQKRLAASYKGGDLLKKFTDNHAHQLVDVSKVLVIGSGGLSIGQAGEFDYSGSQAIKALKEAHKKSILVNPNIATNQTSHALADEVYFLPVTPEYVEYIIARERPDGILLTFGGQTGLNVGIQLDKKGVFKKYGVKVLGTPIKTLITSEDRELFAEALKEINIPIAESVAVETVDDALKAAAKIGYPVISRSAYSLGGLGSGFANNEEEMRNLASKSLSLSPQILIEKSMKGWKEVEYEVVRDRVDNCITVCNMENFDPLGIHTGESIVVAPSQTLSDEEYHMLRSAAIKIIRHLGVVGECNVQYTLNPNSLEYKVIEVNARLSRSSALASKATGYPLAYTAAKIGLGYTLPELSNPVTKTTTANFEPSLDYIVTKIPRWDLNKFQQVKRNIGSSMKSVGEVMAIGRTFEESLQKAIREVDPQYVGFQGGEFDDLDDALSNPTDRRWLAVGEAILNRNYSVDKVHELTKIDKWFLYKLKHIADTQHEMEAIGSLEKLDESLLSKAKKQGFSDAQIATAVKSTDLEVRAKRKAFGIIPVVKRIDTLAAEFPANTNYLYMTYNATENDIAFDEHGTMVLGSGDYRIGSSVEFDWCAVSTARALREAGKKTIMVNYNPETVSTDFDEVDRLYFEELSYERVMDIYELEAAEGIVVSVGGQLPQNIALKLQQQHANVLGTSPVDIDKAEDRQKFSSMCSELGIDQPAWKELTSVEDAQKFAEEVQYPVIVRPSYVLSGAAMATIYSAEELASKLKNASKVSKDHPVVISKFIQGAKEIDVDAVAANGKVIVHAISEHVENAGIHSGDATLVLPPQNLDSSILRRLKEISDKVAAAWKITGPFNMQVIKAENPKTGIPDLKVIECNIRASRSFPFVSKVLGCNFIEAATKALIGKAPKPRNLMAEKHDYVATKVPQFSWTRLAGADPFLGCEMSSTGEIACFGKTLTEAYWTSIQATMKFRVPVPSEGILFGGNTDAEYLGIVAKTIEPLGYKFYASSQRVADYLKQHTSQNVTVIHFPVDNKRAIREMLTKYNIQCVFNLAKSRAKSNTDPDYIMRRNAIDFGRTLFSEPKTAMLFAQCLAEKLPERLSNLKKKELIIPPEVRRWSEYLGGKPV from the coding sequence ATGTTTATGAGGTTAAGCTCAAACACAGCTTTGAGAAGCTTTGGAGCTTCTGTAGCCAGACCTACAGTCAGAAGTTTTAGTACGTCTACAGGCACTGCtaataaaatattcagCAATtcagtaaataaatatcatatttttcacaaaTATCAGCAATTAAACCAGAAAAGGCTTGCGGCATCATATAAGGGAGGGGATCTCCTCAAGAAATTTACCGATAACCACGCACATCAGCTGGTGGATGTCTCCAAAGTGTTAGTGATTGGATCCGGAGGTCTTTCCATTGGCCAGGCAGGTGAATTCGATTATTCGGGATCCCAAGCCATAAAAGCTTTGAAAGAAGCACATAAGAAGTCAATTCTTGTGAATCCAAACATTGCAACAAACCAAACATCTCATGCATTGGCAGATGAAGTGTATTTCCTTCCGGTCACACCAGAATACGTCGAGTATATCATAGCTAGAGAAAGACCGGATGGAATATTACTCACGTTTGGAGGTCAGACAGGCTTGAATGTTGGTATCCAACTAGATAAAAAGGGtgttttcaaaaagtaTGGTGTCAAAGTTCTTGGAACACCTATTAAGACCTTAATTACTTCTGAAGATAGGGAACTTTTTGCTGAGGcattgaaagaaataaatattccaaTTGCCGAATCTGTGGCTGTTGAAACTGTTGATGATGCATTGAAAGCTGCAGCAAAAATTGGATATCCAGTTATTTCTAGGTCAGCATACTCTTTAGGAGGTCTTGGTTCTGGATTTGCgaataatgaagaagaaatgagGAATCTGGCTTCTAAGTCACTTTCGCTCTCTCCACAGATTTTGATTGAGAAATCTATGaaaggatggaaagaagtCGAGTATGAGGTTGTCAGAGACAGAGTGGACAACTGCATTACTGTTTGCAACATGGAAAATTTTGATCCGTTGGGAATCCACACAGGTGAGTCTATCGTTGTGGCCCCATCTCAAACTCTTTCCGATGAGGAATATCACATGTTAAGATCAGCTGCAATAAAGATTATTCGCCATTTAGGTGTTGTGGGAGAATGTAATGTTCAATATACCCTTAATCCAAACAGTCTTGAATATAAGGTGATTGAAGTGAATGCCAGGTTATCCAGATCCTCGGCATTGGCTTCCAAGGCTACTGGTTATCCATTGGCATACACTGCTGCAAAGATTGGTCTTGGCTATACGTTACCAGAACTTTCGAACCCAGTTACAAAGACCACTACAGCCAACTTTGAGCCTTCATTGGACTATATTGTGACGAAGATTCCAAGATGGGACCTAAACAAATTCCAGCAGGTGAAGAGAAATATTGGATCTTCCATGAAATCTGTTGGTGAAGTTATGGCAATTGGACGGACTTTCGAAGAATCTCTTCAGAAAGCAATCAGAGAGGTTGATCCTCAGTATGTCGGATTCCAAGGTGGTGAGtttgatgatttggatGATGCCCTTTCCAATCCAACAGACAGAAGATGGCTTGCGGTCGGAGAAGCTATCTTGAACAGAAACTATTCTGTTGATAAGGTCCATGAATTAACCAAGATTGATAAATGGTTCTTGTACAAGCTTAAGCATATTGCGGATACACAACATGAGATGGAAGCAATTGGATCATTAGAAAAACTTGACGAGTCTTTGCTTAGTAAGGCTAAGAAGCAAGGGTTCTCAGATGCTCAGATTGCAACTGCCGTCAAGTCCACAGATTTGGAAGTTCGTGCGAAGAGAAAGGCATTTGGAATTATCCCCGTGGTGAAAAGAATCGATACATTGGCAGCAGAGTTCCCAGCAAACACCAACTATCTTTATATGACATACAATGCAACTGAGAATGATATTGCCTTTGACGAGCACGGAACCATGGTGCTTGGATCTGGTGACTACCGTATTGGATCATCCGTCGAATTTGATTGGTGCGCTGTTTCAACTGCCAGAGCTTTGAGGGAGGCAGGAAAGAAAACTATTATGGTGAACTACAACCCAGAAACAGTCTCGACTGActttgatgaagttgataGGTTGTATTTTGAGGAACTTTCATACGAACGGGTCATGGATATTTATGAGCTTGAAGCCGCCGAGGGAATCGTGGTTTCAGTTGGTGGCCAACTTCCTCAAAATATAGCATTAAAacttcaacaacaacatgCAAACGTTCTTGGAACAAGTCCTGTGGATATTGACAAAGCAGAGGATAGGCAGAAGTTTTCTAGCATGTGTTCGGAACTCGGAATTGATCAACCTGCTTGGAAGGAGCTTACGTCTGTTGAAGATGCACAGAAATTTGCTGAAGAAGTTCAGTATCCAGTTATTGTTAGGCCATCGTATGTTCTCTCTGGTGCCGCAATGGCAACCATATATTCTGCAGAGGAGTTGGCTTCCAAGTTAAAAAATGCTTCGAAGGTTTCCAAGGATCACCCTGTGGTTATTTCTAAGTTCATACAAGGAGCAAAGGAGATCGATGTGGATGCAGTTGCAGCTAATGGTAAGGTTATCGTGCATGCAATTTCCGAGCACGTGGAAAATGCTGGAATTCATTCTGGTGATGCAACGTTGGTTCTCCCACCACAAAATTTGGACAGCTCGATTCTTAGAAGATTGAAGGAGATTTCTGACAAGGTTGCTGCTGCTTGGAAGATCACTGGTCCTTTCAATATGCAAGTGATCAAGGCAGAGAATCCAAAGACCGGCATACCTGATTTAAAGGTGATTGAATGTAATATTCGTGCCTCCAGATCATTCCCATTTGTCTCAAAAGTCCTTGGATGCAATTTTATTGAGGCCGCAACAAAGGCATTGATCGGAAAGGCACCTAAGCCAAGAAATCTAATGGCTGAGAAACATGATTACGTTGCTACAAAAGTTCCACAGTTCTCATGGACCAGACTTGCTGGTGCAGATCCATTCCTTGGATGTGAGATGTCTTCGACCGGAGAGATTGCTTGTTTTGGCAAGACTTTAACAGAAGCATACTGGACATCCATACAGGCAACAATGAAATTTAGAGTTCCTGTTCCTTCTGAAGGAATTCTCTTTGGAGGAAATACAGACGCAGAATATCTGGGAATAGTGGCAAAGACCATTGAGCCATTGGGTTATAAATTCTACGCTTCATCTCAAAGGGTTGCTGACTACTTGAAGCAGCACACAAGTCAAAATGTTACTGTGATTCACTTCCCAGTAGACAACAAAAGGGCAATCAGAGAGATGCTTACAAAGTACAATATTCAATGTGTGTTCAACCTTGCCAAGAGCAGGGCCAAGAGTAACACCGATCCAGATTATATCATGAGGAGAAATGCCATTGACTTTGGTAGAACTTTGTTCTCGGAACCAAAGACTGCCATGCTATTTGCCCAATGCTTAGCAGAGAAACTGCCTGAAAGACTCTCCaatctgaagaagaaggaactTATCATCCCACCAGAGGTCAGAAGATGGAGTGAATATCTTGGCGGAAAGCCGGTTTAA